The proteins below are encoded in one region of Blastocatellia bacterium:
- the gatA gene encoding Asp-tRNA(Asn)/Glu-tRNA(Gln) amidotransferase subunit GatA: MSPVELPIDQFHQALQRGETTIRATCEQFFERIDRFNDVLGAFLTLNRDEAFQRAEQLDRQLQQGAPLNKLTGVPVAIKDVICTQGLRTTCASKILQNYVPPYQATAVERLLDAGAIILGKTNCDEFAMGSSNENSGYYPARNPWNLDRVPGGSSGGSAVAVAADLCMAALGTDTGGSVRQPASFCGIVGLKPTYGRISRYGLVAFGSSLDQIGPMTKSVSDAARMLSVMAGHDPHDATSSNRPVPDYGAALTGEVTGIRLGVPQEYFGAGLDAEVKQAVDTAIARLAQMGADVVEISLPHTEYAISCYYIIATAEASSNLARYDGVRYTSRSARSANLRQMYQRTREEGFGAEVKRRIMLGTYALSAGYYDAYYLKAQKVRTLIERDFRDAFQQCHLIVAPTSPTVAFRLGERTDDPLQMYLADIYTVTANLAGIPAISIPCGLSSDGLPIGLQFLGRHFDEARLLCVAHAYERAYPFQQKPPLPHP; encoded by the coding sequence ATGTCACCAGTCGAACTGCCGATTGACCAATTCCATCAGGCGCTACAACGCGGTGAGACGACCATCCGGGCGACCTGTGAGCAATTCTTTGAGCGGATTGATCGGTTCAACGACGTTCTGGGCGCATTCCTCACGCTCAATCGCGACGAGGCGTTTCAACGGGCTGAACAACTCGACCGGCAACTTCAGCAGGGCGCGCCACTGAACAAATTGACCGGCGTTCCGGTGGCGATTAAGGACGTTATTTGCACACAAGGGTTGCGCACGACGTGCGCGTCCAAAATCCTACAAAACTATGTGCCGCCCTATCAGGCAACGGCTGTCGAGCGATTGCTCGACGCTGGCGCTATCATCCTTGGCAAAACCAACTGCGATGAATTTGCCATGGGTTCATCAAACGAAAACTCGGGTTATTACCCAGCGCGAAATCCGTGGAACCTCGATCGCGTTCCTGGCGGCTCGTCGGGCGGCTCGGCCGTTGCTGTCGCGGCTGATCTGTGCATGGCAGCGTTGGGAACTGATACCGGCGGCTCGGTGCGGCAACCCGCCTCGTTCTGTGGCATTGTTGGACTCAAGCCGACCTATGGGCGCATCTCGCGTTACGGGCTTGTCGCCTTTGGGTCATCGCTGGATCAAATTGGGCCAATGACTAAATCGGTCAGCGATGCCGCGCGAATGCTCAGTGTCATGGCTGGCCACGACCCGCATGATGCGACGTCCTCGAATCGTCCTGTGCCTGATTACGGGGCGGCGCTCACCGGTGAGGTGACAGGAATTCGCCTTGGCGTGCCCCAGGAGTACTTCGGCGCTGGCCTTGATGCTGAGGTCAAACAGGCAGTTGATACGGCGATCGCTCGGCTGGCCCAGATGGGTGCGGATGTCGTTGAGATTTCGCTGCCCCACACCGAATATGCGATCAGTTGCTACTACATCATCGCCACGGCGGAAGCGTCATCGAATTTGGCTCGGTATGACGGCGTGCGCTACACAAGCCGCAGCGCCCGCAGCGCCAACCTGCGCCAGATGTATCAACGCACACGCGAGGAAGGATTCGGCGCCGAAGTCAAGCGGCGCATCATGCTGGGCACGTATGCTCTGTCTGCCGGTTACTACGACGCCTACTACTTGAAGGCACAAAAAGTGCGAACGCTTATAGAACGCGATTTCCGTGACGCTTTCCAGCAATGTCACCTGATCGTCGCGCCGACATCTCCGACGGTCGCGTTCCGCTTAGGTGAGAGAACCGATGATCCGTTGCAGATGTATTTGGCCGACATTTACACAGTCACGGCGAATTTGGCTGGCATTCCCGCAATAAGCATTCCCTGCGGACTGTCGAGCGACGGGCTGCCCATTGGCCTACAGTTTTTAGGTCGCCACTTTGATGAAGCGCGGCTGCTATGTGTAGCGCATGCGTATGAGCGAGCCTATCCGTTTCAACAGAAGCCGCCGCTGCCTCACCCATGA
- a CDS encoding Lrp/AsnC ligand binding domain-containing protein, with product MPLSAYIFLETEPGKTPTVIKRVARIPGVRQAHVVTGPYDIIVFVEANDTSELVNMIVKKIQGISGVTRTLTSVVL from the coding sequence ATGCCATTATCTGCGTACATCTTTCTCGAAACAGAACCCGGCAAAACGCCAACGGTGATCAAACGCGTGGCGCGCATTCCAGGGGTCCGGCAAGCGCACGTGGTGACCGGACCCTATGACATTATCGTGTTTGTCGAAGCCAACGATACGTCCGAGCTGGTCAACATGATTGTTAAAAAGATTCAAGGCATCAGCGGCGTCACCCGAACGCTCACCAGTGTGGTGTTGTAA